ACATTTGATCCTAGTGATCCGGGAATTAAAATCAATAATGTAGACGCGGTTGAAGGGGATTATACTTTTGATCCATCTGGAAATGGAGCCTTAACAATCCACCTTGGTGATTTACAAACAGGAGCTTCAAGTACCGTTACATTTAAAGTAGAAGTAACACAAGATGCTGTCGGAAGCATTATTACCAACACAGCAAAAGCAGAAGGGTATTCTCCAAGAGAAAAGGGAGAATTTATTCCTGGACCGGATGATCCAAATAGGGAACATGAAACCTATTGGGCGATTACTGATGAAATAAAAAATCCTGGGGGAACGGTTTTTGGGGTCTTGAAATTTGTTTCTGCGCCAAGTGTGATTGATTTTGGTACTCAAGCTGTTAAAACGAAAGTTCAACGAATTAATCAACCTACAGAAATTAAAGGTGATTTGATTATTCAAGATAGTCGCGCTCAAAGGAAACCGTGGAATTTAACTGCCAGTCTAAAAACGCCACTAACTAATGGTAAAGATACCATTGTAGGGGCTTTGCGTTATGTATCAAAAGGAAATGAAATTACTCTAAATGCTGGTTCTCAACCAATAATTGAAGGTAAAACAAATAGTGATGATACGCCCTACAAAGTAAATAGTACTTGGTCTGAATCAGGAGATGGATTGAAATTACAAACTGATATAGGTTCAGTGAAATCTTCTGGGAGTTATACAGCAACGATCGAATGGAATTTGACAGATGCACCATAAAGCAGAGGGGAGTTATAAATGAATAAGAAGTTGAAATATTTGCTATCCTGTATTCTTTTTATCTCTGTTGGAGTAACCCTGTTTATCTTCCCGATTATGGATGTTTGGGCAGTTGAAGGTGGTCAAGTAGGGCACGATGCTGTTATTGAGCTTTATGCCGAAGATACCATAGAATCTTCATCATCAAGTTCAGAACAACCAACTAGTTCAAGCAAGCCAATTGTTGAGAAACCAAAAGGAAAATACCCAAGTACAGGTGAAGTTATTAGACGTTCATTAGCATTAAGCGGCAGTGCTCTAGCTTTAATTGCATTGATTTTCTTTATTAAAAAAAGGCGTGAAGAACGGGAGGAAGTTGAAAAATGAAACAGATAAAGAACATTTTATTTTCTGTACTCACATTTTCTTTTTTCCTGAGTAGTCAAGCAGTTTTTGCTGAAGCAAAATCTTTGCCAGCAACAGGCAGTATTGAATTTGAGAAATCATTACAACCGCCGCAAGTCGTTGATCCAGAAAAACCAGCTGATCCGGCTGATCCAGGACCAAGTCCGTCAACAGATGGTTATTTGAGAATAGATTTTGTTCCTAAATTTAATTTTGGACGAAATAAATTATCTGAAAAAGATCAGACCTACTCTGCAAATGCTCAACTTTTTCATGGGGATACTGGACCAAGAGGAAATTATGTTCAAGTAACCGATAGTCGAGCAACAGGAGATGGTTGGACGTTACAAGTCCGTCAAGAAACAATGTTAACTTCTAATACGGGAGATATGTTAAAAGGAGCGTATATCTCTTTAGATAAAATGTGGGCTAACTCCACATTAGATTCTCAATATGCTCCTAGTTTACAAACCGATGTTATCAAACTAGATAAAATTAACACAACGTATGATTTAGCTACTGCCGGAAAAAATCAAGGATTTGGAACATGGACTATTGAATTTGGGGCTTCAGAAGACAATGAGGCAGGTCTTGTATCCACATTAAAACCTCTTACTGATGAAAACGGCAAACCTGTATTAGACCCTGATTTTGAAAACAAGCAAGTTTATAAAAATGAGGCAGTTAACTTTTTTATCCCTGGTTCAAAAGACACAAAACCAGGTCAATACCAAACGGTGATAACTTGGCTATTAGCTGAGTTGCCATAAATAAAAAAATTATATTGGAGGAAACACACACATGAAAACAAGAACATTATGCTCAGTAGCCTTATTGGCAATCTTAGGAGCTAACGTAGCTTTACCAGTAGCAGCAAGCGCAGACGCAAAAAATTTAACAAGTACAGGACATATCGAATACGAAGAAGATACAACTGTAACACCACCTATTGACCATGAAAAACCAGAAGAAGAGCTTGATGACAAGGATGAAATTGTAAAAAATCCTGATGGGGGCTCATTAGCGATTGATGCAGTTACTAAGCTTCAGTTCATGAAACAAAAAGCGGTAACAACTGACCAAAGATACTATGCAAAACAAGTACCAGCTGACAAAAATGGGGTATCAGATGGTTTCCGTGGGAACTTTGTACAAGTAACAGATAAACGAATTGACAGCCGTACACCATGGACATTGACTGCAAAATTAAATAAGCAATTTACAACTGGTGACGCTAATGATGCTACTAATGTATTAGCAGGATCTACAATCACTTATACGAATCCGACAATTAATGGTAAAGGTGATGACAAGTCTCTTTTCCCAGTATTAGGCTCAAAAGCTAGCACGTTTACTTTATCATTTGATAAAACTAATGGTGGTAATACAATAAATGTTATGGGAACAAAAACAGCGGAACAAGGGTTTGGAACATTTACTATTGGGTTTGGTAATACAGCAGGATTTGAAGGAGCAGATAAAGGGAAAACTCCTGGTTTAG
The DNA window shown above is from Enterococcus sp. 4G2_DIV0659 and carries:
- a CDS encoding LPXTG cell wall anchor domain-containing protein, producing the protein MNKKLKYLLSCILFISVGVTLFIFPIMDVWAVEGGQVGHDAVIELYAEDTIESSSSSSEQPTSSSKPIVEKPKGKYPSTGEVIRRSLALSGSALALIALIFFIKKRREEREEVEK
- a CDS encoding WxL domain-containing protein; the encoded protein is MKQIKNILFSVLTFSFFLSSQAVFAEAKSLPATGSIEFEKSLQPPQVVDPEKPADPADPGPSPSTDGYLRIDFVPKFNFGRNKLSEKDQTYSANAQLFHGDTGPRGNYVQVTDSRATGDGWTLQVRQETMLTSNTGDMLKGAYISLDKMWANSTLDSQYAPSLQTDVIKLDKINTTYDLATAGKNQGFGTWTIEFGASEDNEAGLVSTLKPLTDENGKPVLDPDFENKQVYKNEAVNFFIPGSKDTKPGQYQTVITWLLAELP
- a CDS encoding WxL domain-containing protein, with amino-acid sequence MKTRTLCSVALLAILGANVALPVAASADAKNLTSTGHIEYEEDTTVTPPIDHEKPEEELDDKDEIVKNPDGGSLAIDAVTKLQFMKQKAVTTDQRYYAKQVPADKNGVSDGFRGNFVQVTDKRIDSRTPWTLTAKLNKQFTTGDANDATNVLAGSTITYTNPTINGKGDDKSLFPVLGSKASTFTLSFDKTNGGNTINVMGTKTAEQGFGTFTIGFGNTAGFEGADKGKTPGLGVPTPEDSTGTPDSDPKKQDLIHNGSVQLFVPGNAIKKKAAYEAEVLWSIATTPID